The following are encoded in a window of Sinorhizobium sojae CCBAU 05684 genomic DNA:
- a CDS encoding leucyl aminopeptidase family protein: MAPYQFIERPSPFNTSNGKTLPIFAVTPAHIETGTIDPVALDWARKAGFKAESGAVLLIPSAEGHLGGALFGLGSNPSEAPFLTGKLARALPAGKWHIETAPLTANRLALGYGLGSYRFERYKKAKAEAPTLLIPADADASDIKRQLAGVFLARDLINTPTNDLGPEALEAAFRALAGHYKADVSVISGEALLTQNFPLVHTVGRASAEAPRLLEMRWGKKGHRKVTLVGKGVCFDTGGLDIKPASSMLLMKKDMGGAANVMGLALMIMDAKLKVDLRVIIPVVENSISSNAFRPGDIYRSRKGLTVQIDNTDAEGRLILADALAYADEETSELIVDMATLTGAARVALGPDLPPFFTDDEELAQDLTDASLTVDDPIWRMPLHMGYDKNISARIADLTNAPSGGMAGSITAALFLKRFVTHAKSWVHFDIFGWAQAERPHSPVGGEAQAIRALYHHMRRIAG, translated from the coding sequence ATGGCCCCCTATCAATTCATCGAACGGCCGTCGCCGTTCAACACCAGCAACGGCAAGACGTTACCGATCTTTGCGGTGACGCCGGCGCATATCGAGACGGGGACCATTGACCCGGTCGCGCTCGACTGGGCGCGCAAGGCCGGGTTCAAGGCGGAGTCCGGCGCTGTGCTTCTCATTCCCTCGGCGGAGGGCCATCTTGGCGGTGCGCTGTTCGGCCTCGGCTCCAATCCCTCGGAAGCGCCGTTCCTGACGGGCAAGCTCGCCCGGGCGCTGCCGGCCGGAAAATGGCATATCGAGACGGCGCCCTTGACCGCCAACCGCCTGGCGCTCGGCTATGGCCTCGGCTCCTATCGCTTCGAGCGCTACAAGAAAGCCAAGGCGGAGGCGCCGACGCTATTGATCCCGGCCGATGCGGACGCTAGCGATATCAAACGGCAGCTCGCCGGCGTCTTCCTGGCGCGCGACCTCATCAATACGCCGACCAACGACCTCGGACCGGAGGCGCTGGAGGCCGCCTTTCGCGCGCTCGCCGGCCATTACAAGGCCGACGTCTCGGTTATATCCGGAGAAGCGCTGCTCACGCAAAATTTCCCGCTGGTGCATACGGTCGGCCGCGCCAGCGCCGAAGCGCCGCGGCTTCTGGAAATGCGCTGGGGCAAGAAGGGCCACAGGAAGGTGACGCTCGTCGGCAAGGGCGTCTGCTTCGATACCGGCGGGCTCGATATCAAGCCGGCCTCCTCGATGCTCCTCATGAAGAAGGACATGGGCGGGGCGGCGAATGTCATGGGTCTGGCGCTGATGATCATGGACGCGAAGCTGAAGGTTGATCTGCGCGTCATCATTCCCGTCGTCGAGAATTCCATCTCGTCCAATGCCTTCCGTCCGGGAGACATCTACAGGAGCCGCAAGGGCCTGACGGTGCAGATCGACAACACCGATGCCGAGGGACGGCTGATCCTGGCCGATGCGCTCGCCTATGCCGACGAGGAAACGTCCGAGCTCATCGTCGACATGGCGACGCTGACGGGTGCGGCCCGCGTCGCGCTCGGCCCCGATTTGCCACCCTTCTTCACTGATGACGAGGAGCTTGCGCAGGATCTCACCGACGCGAGCCTCACGGTCGACGACCCGATCTGGCGCATGCCGCTCCATATGGGCTACGACAAGAACATATCCGCCCGCATAGCGGATCTGACCAACGCCCCCTCGGGCGGCATGGCCGGCTCGATCACGGCGGCTCTCTTCCTCAAGCGCTTCGTCACCCATGCAAAGAGCTGGGTGCATTTCGACATTTTCGGCTGGGCCCAGGCGGAGCGTCCGCATTCGCCCGTCGGCGGAGAAGCCCAGGCAATTCGGGCGCTCTATCACCACATGCGCCGGATCGCGGGGTAG
- a CDS encoding tetratricopeptide repeat protein, producing MTTPHILSPYLHRLTLGVAVAILALSVAGCAGQQGKKELTTGSIPKLSKPVASMNANELAAAAENIGEAYERNPKDRDAGLNYANLLRMTGRNEQALAVMQQVAINHPTDREVLGAYGKAQAAAGQLEQALATVRRAQTPDRPDWKLKSAEGAILDQLGRSSEARLRYREALDLQPNEPSVLSNLGMSYLLTKDLKTAETYLRSASDQPAADSSVRQNLALTVGLQGRFQEAETIARQELTSEQAEANVAYLRSMLSQKGAWNQLAKADDGNTN from the coding sequence ATGACGACACCACATATCCTCTCCCCCTATCTGCATCGCTTGACCCTGGGGGTGGCCGTCGCAATCCTGGCGCTTTCAGTTGCAGGCTGTGCCGGACAGCAGGGCAAGAAGGAACTGACGACCGGTTCCATTCCGAAGCTTTCGAAGCCGGTCGCATCGATGAACGCCAACGAACTTGCGGCAGCGGCGGAAAACATCGGCGAGGCTTACGAACGCAATCCCAAGGATCGCGACGCGGGTCTCAACTATGCCAATCTGCTGCGCATGACCGGGCGCAACGAACAGGCGCTTGCCGTTATGCAGCAGGTGGCGATCAATCATCCGACGGACCGCGAGGTCCTCGGAGCCTATGGCAAGGCGCAGGCGGCGGCAGGACAGCTGGAACAGGCGCTGGCGACGGTCAGGCGCGCACAGACGCCCGACCGGCCCGATTGGAAATTGAAGTCGGCGGAAGGCGCGATCCTCGACCAGCTCGGCCGCTCCTCAGAGGCGCGGCTGCGCTATCGCGAGGCGCTGGACCTTCAGCCCAACGAGCCGTCGGTCCTCTCCAATCTCGGCATGTCCTACCTGCTGACGAAGGATCTGAAGACGGCGGAGACCTATCTTCGCTCGGCCTCGGACCAGCCCGCGGCCGACAGCAGCGTCCGCCAGAACCTCGCCTTGACCGTCGGCCTTCAGGGCCGCTTCCAGGAAGCGGAAACGATTGCCAGGCAGGAATTGACCTCCGAACAGGCAGAGGCGAATGTCGCCTATCTGCGCTCAATGCTGTCGCAGAAGGGTGCCTGGAACCAACTCGCCAAGGCGGACGATGGGAATACGAACTGA
- a CDS encoding type II secretion system F family protein, producing the protein MNGWIETLTDPNIIVAFLVSMAVLATFYSLAVPFFERGDLTKRMKSVATEREQIRARERARLNAEVSVGRTSLRSQQNTSVRQIVERLNLKKALVDENTVNRLKTAGYRSQNALNTFLFARFCLPFLFLVAAVVYIFVLGNFSEKPMMMRLLFAIGFGYLGFYAPNIFIANAISKRQHSIRRAWPDALDLLLICVESGVSMELAMRRVADEIAAQSQPLAEELVLTTAELSFLPDRRVALENLGMRTGLEEVKSVMQALIQADRYGTPIAQALRVLAQESRDQRMTAAEKKAAALPPKLTVPMILFFLPVLVAVILGPAGIQVADKF; encoded by the coding sequence GTGAACGGCTGGATAGAGACACTGACCGATCCGAACATCATCGTCGCGTTTCTCGTGTCGATGGCCGTACTCGCGACCTTCTACTCGCTCGCCGTTCCCTTCTTCGAGCGTGGGGATCTGACGAAGCGGATGAAGTCGGTCGCCACCGAGCGCGAGCAGATCCGTGCCCGCGAACGCGCCCGCCTGAATGCCGAGGTGTCGGTCGGCAGGACCAGCCTGAGATCGCAGCAAAATACCTCCGTGCGCCAGATCGTCGAGCGGCTGAACCTCAAGAAGGCGCTGGTGGATGAGAACACGGTCAACCGGTTGAAGACGGCCGGCTACCGGTCGCAAAACGCCCTCAATACATTCCTTTTCGCCCGCTTCTGCCTTCCCTTCCTGTTTCTGGTGGCCGCGGTAGTCTATATTTTCGTCCTGGGAAATTTTTCCGAAAAGCCGATGATGATGCGGCTGCTATTCGCCATCGGCTTCGGCTATCTCGGCTTCTACGCGCCGAACATCTTCATCGCCAACGCCATCTCCAAGCGGCAACATTCCATCCGCCGCGCCTGGCCGGACGCACTCGACCTCCTGCTCATCTGCGTGGAATCGGGCGTGTCCATGGAACTCGCCATGCGCCGCGTCGCCGACGAAATCGCCGCTCAGTCGCAGCCGCTCGCGGAAGAGCTGGTGCTGACGACGGCGGAGCTCTCCTTCCTGCCTGATCGCCGCGTCGCGCTGGAAAACCTGGGGATGCGCACGGGGCTCGAGGAGGTGAAATCGGTGATGCAGGCGCTGATCCAGGCCGATCGTTACGGCACGCCCATCGCCCAGGCGCTACGCGTCCTGGCGCAGGAAAGCCGCGACCAGCGCATGACCGCCGCGGAAAAAAAGGCTGCCGCCCTGCCGCCGAAGCTGACGGTGCCGATGATCCTGTTCTTCCTGCCGGTCCTCGTCGCCGTCATCCTCGGCCCCGCGGGCATACAGGTGGCGGATAAGTTCTGA
- a CDS encoding type II secretion system F family protein, with protein sequence MFGIDNTVLAVAVLVAIAAAALAYGVLYSRIESEKKAEGRLRRVSASETDRAKVKAARDRVNEMSKRRKSVQDSLKELEKKQQEKSAKAAPSMKGRLVQANLTISLTQFYIFSALFGFVTFVFVLLAGAGLWIALGAGLIAAAGLPRWVVGFLIKRRSKKFLDEFPNALDVMVRSIKSGLPLNDALRLIASDGQEPVKTEFRRVVESQQVGLNVPEACARMIQSVPLPEVNFFAIVIAIQAQAGGNLSEALGNLSKVLRERKKMKAKVGALSMEAKASAAIIGALPFIVSLLVYLTSPDYMMVLFTDPRGHIIMGASAIWMSIGIFVMRNMINFDI encoded by the coding sequence ATGTTCGGCATAGACAACACCGTTCTGGCAGTGGCTGTCCTCGTCGCTATCGCGGCGGCGGCGCTTGCCTATGGCGTGCTCTATTCCCGCATCGAGAGCGAGAAAAAGGCAGAAGGACGGCTGCGCCGCGTCAGCGCATCCGAAACCGACCGGGCCAAGGTCAAGGCGGCGCGCGACCGCGTCAATGAAATGTCGAAGCGGCGCAAATCCGTGCAGGATTCGCTGAAGGAGCTCGAAAAGAAGCAGCAGGAAAAATCGGCGAAGGCCGCCCCCTCGATGAAGGGACGGCTGGTGCAGGCCAATCTCACGATTTCGTTGACGCAATTCTACATATTCAGCGCGCTTTTCGGCTTCGTCACCTTCGTCTTCGTGCTCCTGGCCGGCGCTGGTCTGTGGATTGCGCTCGGCGCCGGGCTGATCGCCGCGGCTGGCCTGCCGCGCTGGGTGGTCGGCTTCCTGATCAAGCGCCGCTCGAAGAAGTTCCTCGACGAGTTCCCGAATGCGCTCGACGTCATGGTCCGCTCGATCAAGTCCGGTCTGCCGCTGAACGACGCGTTGCGGCTGATCGCCAGCGACGGGCAGGAGCCGGTGAAGACCGAATTCCGTCGTGTCGTCGAATCGCAGCAGGTGGGCCTCAACGTTCCTGAAGCCTGCGCCCGCATGATCCAGAGCGTTCCGCTGCCGGAGGTGAACTTCTTCGCCATCGTCATAGCCATTCAGGCGCAGGCCGGCGGCAATCTGTCCGAGGCGCTCGGCAACCTCTCCAAGGTGCTGCGCGAGCGCAAGAAGATGAAGGCGAAGGTCGGCGCCCTGTCGATGGAGGCCAAGGCCTCGGCCGCCATCATCGGCGCGCTGCCCTTCATCGTCTCGCTGCTCGTCTACCTGACTTCCCCCGATTACATGATGGTGCTTTTCACCGATCCGCGCGGCCACATCATCATGGGCGCCTCGGCCATATGGATGAGCATCGGCATTTTCGTGATGCGCAACATGATCAATTTCGACATCTGA
- a CDS encoding CpaF family protein, whose amino-acid sequence MFGKRGNEGLGKTGASAAVVPPSMPAAVMERPAAAPILNEPAAPAARPQPPAPAAPPARRRSPRAEDYYSTKSQVFSALIDTIDLSQLAKLDTESAREEIRDIVNDIITIKNFAMSIAEQEELLDDICNDVLGYGPLEPLLARDDIADIMVNGAGQTFIEVGGKVEESDVRFRDNAQLLSICQRIVSQVGRRVDESSPICDARLPDGSRVNVIAPPLAIDGTALTIRKFKKDKLTLEQLVRFGSITPEGSVLLQIIGRVRCNIVISGGTGSGKTTLLNCLTRYIDTDERIITCEDSAELQLQQPHVVRLETRPPNIEGEGEITMRDLIKNCLRMRPERIIVGEVRGPEVFDLLQAMNTGHDGSMGTIHANTPRECLSRMESMIAMGGYTLPAKTVREIIAGSVDVIIQASRLRDGSRRITHITEVTGMEGDVIVTQDLMRYEIDGEDANGRIIGRHVSTGIGRPNFWDRARYFNEDKRLATTLDAMEKN is encoded by the coding sequence ATGTTTGGCAAACGCGGAAATGAAGGATTAGGCAAGACGGGCGCGAGCGCTGCCGTGGTTCCGCCGTCGATGCCGGCGGCGGTCATGGAGCGCCCCGCGGCTGCGCCGATTCTGAACGAGCCCGCGGCTCCCGCTGCCCGTCCCCAGCCGCCCGCTCCCGCCGCTCCGCCGGCACGCCGGCGTTCGCCGCGGGCGGAGGATTATTATTCGACGAAGTCGCAGGTCTTCTCCGCACTGATCGACACGATCGACCTGTCGCAGCTCGCCAAGCTCGATACGGAAAGCGCGCGCGAGGAAATCCGCGATATCGTCAACGACATCATCACCATCAAGAATTTCGCGATGTCGATTGCCGAACAGGAGGAACTGCTCGACGACATCTGCAACGACGTGCTCGGCTACGGTCCGCTCGAGCCGCTGCTCGCGCGCGACGACATTGCCGACATCATGGTCAACGGCGCGGGCCAGACCTTCATCGAAGTCGGCGGCAAGGTCGAGGAATCCGACGTCCGCTTTCGCGACAATGCGCAGCTCTTGTCGATCTGCCAGCGCATCGTCAGCCAGGTCGGCCGCCGCGTCGACGAGTCGAGCCCGATTTGCGACGCGCGCCTGCCGGATGGTTCGCGCGTCAACGTCATTGCGCCGCCGCTGGCGATCGACGGCACGGCACTGACGATCCGCAAGTTCAAGAAGGACAAGCTGACGCTGGAGCAGCTCGTCCGCTTCGGCTCGATCACGCCGGAGGGCTCGGTCCTCCTGCAGATCATCGGCCGCGTCCGCTGCAATATCGTCATTTCCGGCGGCACCGGCTCCGGCAAGACGACGCTGCTCAACTGTTTGACGCGCTATATCGACACCGACGAGCGGATCATCACCTGCGAGGACTCGGCCGAACTGCAGCTGCAGCAGCCGCACGTCGTCCGCCTCGAAACCCGCCCGCCGAACATCGAGGGCGAGGGCGAGATCACCATGCGTGATCTCATCAAGAACTGCCTGCGCATGCGCCCGGAACGCATCATCGTCGGCGAAGTGCGCGGACCGGAGGTCTTCGACCTGCTACAAGCGATGAACACCGGTCACGACGGCTCCATGGGAACGATCCACGCCAACACGCCGCGCGAGTGCCTGAGCCGCATGGAATCGATGATCGCCATGGGCGGCTACACGCTGCCGGCCAAGACCGTCCGCGAAATCATCGCGGGATCGGTCGATGTCATCATCCAGGCCTCGCGCCTGCGCGACGGCTCGCGCCGCATCACCCACATCACCGAGGTCACCGGTATGGAAGGCGACGTGATCGTCACCCAGGACCTCATGCGCTACGAGATCGACGGCGAAGACGCCAACGGCCGGATCATCGGCCGCCACGTCTCGACCGGTATCGGCCGCCCGAATTTCTGGGACCGCGCCCGCTACTTCAACGAGGACAAGCGGCTCGCCACCACCCTCGACGCGATGGAAAAGAATTAG
- a CDS encoding AAA family ATPase: protein MNAIEYSIDSGAGDYADAARPGDFDQLRPLPRISIHAFCESEAMQRLMERCGQDRRMAKVSLRITGGSIAAAANMFASVSTPNLIILETATEPRSLLAELAPLAEVCDPSTKVVIIGRHNDIALYRELIRNGISEYIVAPVAMADILSAVSAIFVDPEAEPVGRSLAFIGAKGGCGSSVIAHNCAWGISNLFSTETILADLDLPYGTANIDFDQDPPQGIAEAVSAPERLDEVFLDRLLTKCSEHLSMLAAPSMLDRAYDFESGAFQPILEILQRSAPVSVLDVPHAWSDWTRSVLAGADEVVITAVPDLANLRNAKNLLDALKKLRPNDKAPHFVLNQVGVPKRPEIAPNEFCESLEVEAAAIIPFDAVLFGNAANSGRMIAEIDRKAPAAETFSQLAHLLTGRATIKKARTGSLGKVLARLGRK from the coding sequence ATGAACGCGATTGAATACAGCATCGACAGCGGAGCCGGGGATTACGCCGACGCGGCGCGGCCCGGCGATTTCGACCAGCTTCGGCCGCTCCCCCGCATTTCGATCCACGCCTTTTGCGAGAGCGAGGCAATGCAGCGCCTCATGGAGCGCTGCGGCCAGGACCGCCGCATGGCGAAGGTCAGCCTGCGCATCACCGGCGGCAGCATCGCCGCCGCCGCGAACATGTTCGCGAGCGTCTCGACGCCGAACCTGATTATCCTGGAGACCGCAACGGAGCCAAGGTCGCTGCTTGCGGAACTGGCGCCGCTGGCGGAGGTCTGCGATCCGAGCACCAAGGTCGTCATCATCGGCCGCCACAACGATATTGCGCTCTATCGCGAACTGATCCGCAACGGCATATCCGAATATATCGTCGCGCCGGTGGCCATGGCGGATATTCTCTCCGCGGTTTCGGCGATCTTCGTCGATCCGGAGGCCGAGCCGGTCGGGCGAAGCCTCGCCTTCATCGGCGCCAAGGGCGGCTGCGGCTCGTCGGTTATCGCGCATAATTGCGCCTGGGGCATTTCCAACCTCTTTTCGACCGAAACCATCCTCGCCGATCTAGACCTGCCTTACGGCACCGCCAATATCGATTTCGACCAGGATCCGCCGCAGGGGATCGCCGAGGCGGTTTCGGCGCCGGAGCGGCTCGACGAGGTGTTTCTCGACCGCCTGCTGACCAAATGTTCCGAGCACCTCTCTATGCTCGCCGCGCCCTCCATGTTGGACCGCGCTTACGATTTCGAGTCCGGCGCCTTCCAGCCGATCCTCGAAATCCTCCAGCGCAGCGCGCCGGTCTCGGTGCTGGACGTTCCGCATGCCTGGTCGGACTGGACCCGTTCGGTGCTTGCCGGGGCCGACGAGGTGGTGATCACCGCCGTCCCGGATCTCGCCAATCTCCGGAACGCGAAAAACCTGCTCGATGCCCTGAAGAAGCTTCGGCCGAACGACAAGGCGCCGCATTTCGTCCTCAACCAGGTGGGCGTGCCCAAGCGGCCGGAGATCGCGCCGAACGAATTCTGCGAATCGCTGGAGGTGGAAGCGGCCGCCATCATCCCCTTCGACGCGGTTCTTTTCGGCAATGCCGCCAATAGCGGGCGCATGATCGCCGAAATCGACAGGAAGGCGCCCGCAGCCGAAACCTTCTCCCAGCTCGCCCACCTCCTGACCGGTCGCGCGACCATCAAGAAAGCGCGCACGGGCAGCCTTGGAAAGGTCCTGGCGAGACTCGGTCGGAAATAG
- a CDS encoding CpaD family pilus assembly protein, which yields MSPTRTATRLAALAILAGLLASCGTKDNQATGAIPDDYRTRHPIVLAETERSIDIPVASGDRRLTQGTRDVIRGFAAGYRNASSGVIQIMLPRSSANSHAAQVLRKDIRGMLAAAGVPANRMIETGYEAAATGDAAPIRLSYVAITAQTGPCGEWPEDLTLNTVQNRNYHNFGCAAQSNLAAQIANPTDLLGPREMSPIDAAQRGKVIDTWRGTNSRTTTITIN from the coding sequence ATGTCCCCGACACGCACGGCCACCCGCCTAGCCGCCTTGGCGATCCTTGCCGGCCTGCTCGCAAGCTGCGGCACGAAGGACAACCAGGCGACCGGCGCCATCCCCGACGACTACCGCACCAGGCACCCGATCGTGCTCGCCGAGACGGAACGCAGCATCGACATTCCGGTCGCTTCCGGCGACCGGCGGCTAACCCAGGGCACGCGTGACGTGATCCGCGGCTTTGCCGCCGGCTATCGCAATGCATCGAGCGGCGTCATCCAGATCATGCTGCCGCGCAGCTCGGCCAACAGCCATGCCGCACAGGTTCTCCGAAAGGACATAAGAGGCATGCTGGCGGCAGCCGGCGTGCCGGCAAACCGGATGATCGAAACGGGCTACGAGGCCGCCGCCACGGGCGACGCCGCGCCCATTCGCCTGAGCTATGTCGCGATCACCGCGCAGACCGGTCCCTGCGGCGAGTGGCCGGAAGATCTGACGCTCAACACCGTTCAGAACCGTAACTATCACAATTTTGGTTGCGCCGCGCAGTCGAATCTCGCCGCTCAGATCGCCAACCCGACGGACCTCCTCGGTCCTCGAGAGATGTCTCCGATCGACGCGGCGCAACGCGGCAAGGTGATTGACACGTGGCGCGGCACAAACTCGCGCACGACCACGATCACGATCAACTAG
- a CDS encoding type II and III secretion system protein family protein: MKRDGNKFRASVAACLSFCLAFSGITLPTAPTAEAAASSVVRIAESGPGAKKKINLGLNKAVVVDLPTDAHDILVADPLLADAITRTSRRIYLFGKMVGQTNIFVFGPNGEEIVSLEIAVERDVAGLEANLRRFIPDSDIKVEIVSDNVVLTGTVRTPLDSNKAVDLARAFLKGGEATTRSITVQGNNGDGDIFAEARQTSQIVNLLTIEGEDQVTLKVTVAEVSRQVLKQLGVNGSVSDGESGISYRNPANLGNTIGSFANAMIRGSIGGTAISTYINAMEQAGVMRTLAEPSLTAISGQEAKFYVGGEFRLAGIQEVSADQNGTTLEREVNDVEYGIRLNFKPVVLGAGRISLQIETDVSEPTYEGSVVTGNSSGSSGFGIPGNTFLGIRRREASTSVELPSGGSIVIAGLVQDNIRQALSGVPGASKIPILGTLFRSKDFQRNETELVIIATPYLVRPVARSALSRPDDNFSPANDLDSFFLGRVNRIYGRPEGQAPTGRYHGNVGFIYK, translated from the coding sequence GTGAAACGGGATGGAAACAAATTTCGGGCGTCTGTCGCGGCCTGCCTGTCTTTCTGCCTGGCATTTTCGGGCATAACGCTGCCGACGGCCCCGACGGCGGAAGCCGCGGCCTCCTCGGTTGTCCGGATCGCCGAAAGCGGGCCAGGAGCGAAGAAGAAGATCAATCTCGGCCTCAACAAGGCGGTGGTCGTCGATCTGCCCACGGATGCCCACGACATCCTCGTCGCGGATCCCTTGCTCGCCGACGCCATCACCCGCACGTCGCGGCGGATCTATCTCTTCGGCAAGATGGTCGGCCAGACGAATATCTTCGTCTTCGGTCCGAATGGCGAAGAGATCGTCAGCCTCGAGATTGCCGTCGAGCGCGACGTCGCCGGCCTGGAGGCGAATCTGCGGCGCTTTATTCCGGATTCCGACATCAAGGTGGAGATCGTCTCGGACAACGTGGTTCTGACCGGAACGGTGCGCACACCCCTCGACTCGAACAAGGCAGTGGACCTTGCACGCGCCTTCCTCAAAGGCGGTGAGGCGACAACGCGCAGCATCACCGTTCAGGGGAACAATGGTGACGGCGACATTTTCGCCGAAGCCCGCCAGACATCTCAGATCGTCAATCTGCTGACAATCGAGGGCGAGGACCAGGTGACCCTGAAGGTCACGGTTGCGGAAGTCAGCCGTCAGGTACTGAAGCAGCTTGGGGTCAATGGCAGCGTTTCGGATGGAGAGAGCGGGATCAGCTATCGCAATCCGGCCAATCTCGGCAATACGATCGGCTCGTTCGCCAACGCCATGATCAGGGGCTCAATCGGCGGCACCGCGATATCGACTTACATCAACGCGATGGAACAGGCCGGTGTCATGCGCACTCTTGCAGAACCCAGCCTGACGGCGATCTCGGGCCAGGAAGCGAAGTTCTACGTCGGCGGCGAATTTCGGCTCGCGGGGATACAAGAGGTCTCCGCCGACCAAAACGGGACCACGCTTGAGCGTGAGGTGAATGACGTCGAATATGGTATTCGGTTGAATTTCAAGCCGGTCGTTCTTGGTGCGGGTCGCATCAGCCTGCAGATCGAAACGGACGTGTCGGAGCCGACCTATGAAGGTTCGGTCGTAACCGGCAACAGTTCGGGAAGCAGTGGCTTTGGCATACCCGGAAACACCTTCCTCGGCATCCGCCGGCGTGAAGCCTCGACCAGCGTCGAACTGCCGTCGGGCGGATCCATCGTCATTGCCGGCCTCGTGCAGGACAATATCCGTCAGGCCCTTTCGGGCGTGCCCGGCGCCTCGAAGATTCCGATCCTTGGCACCTTGTTCCGCAGCAAGGATTTTCAACGCAACGAGACGGAACTCGTGATCATAGCCACGCCCTATCTGGTGCGGCCGGTCGCCCGCAGCGCGCTGTCGCGGCCCGACGACAATTTCAGTCCGGCCAACGATCTCGACAGCTTCTTCCTCGGCCGCGTCAACAGGATCTACGGGCGTCCGGAAGGTCAGGCACCCACGGGCCGCTACCACGGCAATGTCGGCTTCATCTACAAATAG
- the cpaB gene encoding Flp pilus assembly protein CpaB, translating to MKPVRIIILAVAVGSAAMAGLLAMKLTRGRAPQIAAPVIEREPTINVLVASKSLPVGARLGGDSIHWMAWPKESVAEGMITEENRPAAVDDLSGAVVRLPIFNGEPVRPEKIADSSSRIMSSLLPAGKRAVATEITVATGAGGFILPNDRVDVIMVRKSDGNGIYLTETVLSNVRVLAIDQQVEVKEDGSKSVLGTTATLELTPEQSKVMTVAQQMAERISLALRSVADAQEADTGAADYLLSGDGQPSIQVIKSGSIVKTDGAIQNQR from the coding sequence ATGAAACCGGTGCGCATCATTATTCTGGCGGTGGCCGTCGGCTCGGCGGCAATGGCCGGGCTGCTCGCGATGAAGCTCACCCGCGGCCGGGCACCGCAAATCGCCGCGCCCGTCATCGAACGGGAGCCGACCATTAATGTGCTCGTTGCCAGCAAGAGCCTGCCCGTGGGTGCACGGCTCGGGGGCGATTCCATCCATTGGATGGCCTGGCCGAAGGAGAGTGTAGCCGAGGGCATGATCACCGAGGAGAACCGGCCGGCGGCGGTCGACGATCTCTCCGGCGCCGTGGTGCGCCTGCCGATCTTCAATGGCGAACCGGTTCGGCCGGAAAAGATCGCCGATTCATCCAGCCGCATCATGTCGTCGCTGCTGCCCGCCGGAAAACGGGCCGTCGCGACCGAGATCACGGTCGCGACCGGGGCCGGCGGCTTCATCCTGCCGAACGACCGGGTCGACGTCATCATGGTGCGCAAGTCCGACGGCAACGGGATCTACCTGACCGAAACGGTGCTCAGCAATGTCCGGGTGCTGGCGATCGACCAGCAGGTGGAGGTGAAGGAAGACGGCTCCAAGTCCGTCCTCGGCACGACGGCGACACTCGAATTGACGCCGGAGCAATCGAAGGTGATGACCGTCGCCCAACAGATGGCCGAGCGCATCTCGCTGGCGCTACGCAGCGTCGCAGATGCCCAGGAAGCCGACACCGGCGCGGCCGACTACCTGCTCAGCGGCGACGGTCAGCCAAGCATCCAGGTCATCAAGTCGGGCTCCATCGTCAAGACCGATGGCGCCATCCAGAACCAAAGATAA
- a CDS encoding A24 family peptidase, with protein sequence MAIAAAFVVFPFCLALAAVTDLLTMTIPNRVSAVLLGAFVLLAPLAGFGIVQIGFHIAAAVLVFAVCFALFAANVMGGGDAKLLTASAVWFGLNASLVTFLIYVALFGGLLTLFILLLRRQENTILASGIQFPQLLLTAKKIPYGVAIALGGFASYPSSPLMQAAFAQLS encoded by the coding sequence ATGGCCATTGCTGCTGCTTTCGTTGTATTTCCGTTTTGTCTAGCTCTTGCGGCCGTCACGGACCTCTTGACAATGACAATTCCCAATCGGGTGTCTGCTGTCCTTTTAGGTGCATTTGTCCTTTTAGCGCCCTTGGCCGGCTTCGGAATAGTGCAGATCGGATTTCACATCGCTGCAGCGGTCTTGGTCTTTGCCGTTTGTTTCGCCCTATTCGCTGCGAATGTTATGGGCGGTGGCGACGCCAAGCTTCTTACCGCTAGCGCCGTCTGGTTCGGGCTGAATGCTTCGCTCGTTACATTCCTTATTTACGTCGCGCTCTTTGGGGGTCTGTTGACGCTCTTCATTCTCCTCCTTCGCAGGCAGGAGAACACGATCCTGGCAAGCGGTATCCAGTTTCCTCAGCTGTTGCTGACCGCGAAAAAGATACCCTACGGCGTTGCGATCGCTCTCGGCGGCTTTGCTTCCTACCCGTCGTCGCCGCTGATGCAGGCGGCCTTTGCGCAGCTATCGTAG